One genomic window of Gossypium hirsutum isolate 1008001.06 chromosome D11, Gossypium_hirsutum_v2.1, whole genome shotgun sequence includes the following:
- the LOC107942620 gene encoding basic leucine zipper 4, which yields MLSTVPTVFSSGLMFDNDQYLALESGFTPWDCSELLSISQTIEPAILGSVSDEPLQGHTNSNSGSDEPNQPDSSVIDERKRRRMISNRESARRSRMRKQKHLENLRNQVNRLRLENRELTNQLRLVLCHSHRVATDNDRLRSEHSILRRKLSDIHQILLLKQLQQFSSAWPCNNVVTVMSDQTPPLIT from the coding sequence ATGTTGTCCACTGTTCCGACCGTTTTTTCCTCCGGTTTGATGTTCGACAACGATCAATATCTGGCTTTGGAAAGCGGCTTCACGCCGTGGGATTGCTCGGAACTTCTCTCCATTTCCCAAACAATAGAACCCGCAATATTGGGTTCCGTTTCAGATGAACCACTCCAGGGCCATACAAATTCGAACTCAGGTTCGGATGAACCAAACCAACCGGATTCCTCCGTCATCGACGAGCGAAAGAGGAGACGCATGATATCGAACCGTGAATCAGCCAGGAGGTCACGGATGCGTAAACAGAAGCATTTAGAAAACTTAAGGAACCAGGTGAACCGGCTTAGACTCGAGAACAGAGAACTGACCAACCAGTTGAGGCTCGTTTTGTGCCACTCTCACCGTGTAGCAACAGACAACGACCGCCTCCGGTCTGAACATAGTATTCTCCGACGAAAATTATCGGACATACATCAAATTTTGCTATTGAAGCAACTGCAGCAGTTTTCATCTGCATGGCCATGCAATAACGTCGTTACTGTCATGTCCGATCAAACCCCACCATTAATCACTTAA